The DNA window CAGGACTACATGCTGTATAAGGACACCTGTGCCACTCTGGCCAAACTAATGGCTGAAATCCAGGAGCTGAAATCCGGTGGCACAAAAGTCGGAGTGAGTTTCACATTTGCCATATGCCAGAAAATAGAAGTGAATCAATAGAACTGACTTATGCTTTATGCATTCTAGAGCGTGGAGATCGAGGAAAGACGCAGACAGTGCAGCGTTCATTTCATCACCCTGAAGAAACTCAACCGCCTGGCGCACATGCGACTGAAGAAAGGCAGAGACCAGACACACGAGGTAAACACACTTCAGTATACTTCATACTCTAGTATGCAACaattaacatttaaaacagtagtacactaacagtcaaaagtttttgaacaggaagatttttttatgtttttttttttttttaaagaagtctcttctgctcacaaagcctgaatttatttgatccaaagtacagcaaaaatagtagaattatttaaaataacagttttctatttgaatatattttaaaaagtaatttatttttgcgatttttaaagctaaattgtttgcatcattactccacatgatcattcagaaatcattctaaaattcagatttgccgctcaaaaaacttttattattattattattattattattattattattattattattattatgttgaacacagctgagtagaatttattttaggtttctttgatgaattttcagaagaacagcatttatcttaaatagaaatcttttgtacaattatgtctttatctctttttatttagcattcttgctaaataaaagtattcatttctaaaatttattttccaaaaatatttttttgaatggtatagtgtataatgttacaaaagcattttactttagataaatgatgatctttggatctttctattcctcaaagaatcctgaaaaaatgtactcaactgttttaaatattaaaatatattcaaatagaaagcagttatttaaaatagtaaaactttttaaacatttttactgttttgctgatCAAATACAGTATATGCagactttgtgagcagaagagacttttaaaaaaacatttaaaaccttactgttcaaaaccatTTGACTGGTAGCGCATTTTACACTGTTCTCATATTTTTCTAATCATTCtaggctttaaaatatttaatctaGAATTCTAGAAATGTGgaatttaaatttcatttttttttaatttagttttagtaattttgtgcttttgtcatttttattagttatagTTGCCAAAGGAACttctcaaatgtttttttttttttaagttttatcataaaatatatatattttttataataacttttttattttttatttcagttaacaattTAAATAAGTTTGAATATTTTTAGttgtagttaacaataacaacacttttTGTATTTAACAACAAATTTGTGTTCTGTTCATTGTATAGATACAATGCATAGTGCAGAAATAACAAATGTTGTATGCCATACCTTGctttattttcatttgtgtttagATTTCTGTTTAACATGCTTGGTATATGATTGTTTTAACCAACAATATTTCTCTGTCGGCAGGCGAAGCAGCGAGTGGATGTTCTTCATTTGCAGCTGCAGAATCTGCTGTATGAGGTCATGCACCTGCAGAAAGAGATCGGAAAATGTCTCGAGTTCAAGTGagtgaaaaaacattttttctaaTCAGGCTCAGCTCGAAAAGCATTTTCTCTGCTAGAATGCTGGATGATAtgcaattatttattcattaattaattagttttaatttatttattagaaaattatttttttcaataattctAAAGATATTTAATGTACTAGAAtactatttgtttgttttgttttccaaaaaaaaacttCTAAAGATTATTTAATCTGCTAGAACACTGTCGAATTATGATTGTTATTTGTTTCAGGTCTCAGCATGAGGAGATTGAGTTGGTCAGTGAAGAGGAGTTTTTTCAGGAGGCTCCGGCTGATATCTCACGCCCTCATGTCACCCGCGATGACAACCACCAGCTCACGCTCGCCCGCCTGGACTGGGAACTGGAGCAGAGGAAGAGGTAACACAAACCAATGACTCTCCATAAACTTCTAATATCGCTAAATCCTGACCAAGAGATGTTAAGATGATGTTGTTCCATAATGCAGGTTGGCAGAGCAGTATAAGATGTCTCTGACAAGAAAGGAGAAGATCCAGAAAGCCATTGAGCAGAAGAGAGAATATCTGAGCAGCCTTCAACCTGGACTGCAGAACATCATGCAGGTGAAACTCTAGATTGGCGTATAtacacactaccaatcaaaagtttggaatatttaagatttttataaggttttgaaagaagtctctaatgctcatcaaggctgaatttatttgaaaaaaaaaaagtatcttctacatgtatttgaatatattgaatttattcctgtgatgcaaagcagaattttcagcagcattactccagtcttcagtgtcacatgacatatttagaaaacattctaatatgctgatttgctgctaaataaatatttcttactaatttaaaaaatagttgtgctgcttaataggtttttggaaaccatgatacactgctagtcagaagtttttgaacaatgagatttttaatgtttttaaggtctcttctgctcactaagcctgcagttatttgatccaaagtacagtgaaaattaagcagaatttttagcatcattactccagtcacctgATCTttcagaactcattctaatattttgatttgctgctcaaaaaacatttataatgttgaaaacagctgagtagaatttttgctttatttgatgaatagaatgttcagaagaacagcatttatctgaattggaaatcttttgtaacattataaatgtctttatcatcatttttaatcaatttaaagcatccttgctaaataaaaaaataatctctATAATTTCTCTTAACCCTCCAAAaataaatacagattttaaaatatttcacaatattactgcttttgctgtattttagatcaaataaatacagNNNNNNNNNNNNNNNNNNNNNNNNNNNNNNNNNNNNNNNNNNNNNNNNNNNNNNNNNNNNNNNNNNNNNNNNNNNNNNNNNNNNNNNNNNNNNNNNNNNNNNNNNNNNNNNNNNNNNNNNNNNNNNNNNNNNNNNNNNNNNNNNNNNNNNNNNNNNNNNNNNNNNNNNNNNNNNNNNNNNNNNNNNNNNNNNNNNNNNNNNNNNNNNNNNNNNNNNNNNNNNNNNNNNNNNNNNNNNNNNNNNNNNNNNNNNNNNNNNNNNNNNNNNNNNNNNNNNNNNNNNNNNNNNNNNNNNNNNNNNNNNNNNNNNNNNNNNNNNNNNNNNNNNNNNNNNNNNNNNNNNNNNNNNNNNNNNNNNNNNNNNNNNNNNNNNNNNNNNNNNNNNNNNNNNNNNNNNNNNNNNNNNNNNNNNNNNNNNNNNNNNNNNNNNNNNNNNNNNNNNNNNNNNNNNNNNNNNNNNNNNNNNNNNNNNNNNNNNNNNNNNNNNNNNNNNNNNNNNNNTTAAGAAAAATGACCgaaaaccataaaaatgcttaatatcggtgccgataCTCGGCCAACCCCTAGtttctatttagcttttattcaattttattttaacttttagtTCAACAAAGTTTTACGTCAGAAAGTTGCTAACTTTTAAGTTTTTACATCtagctttttttatttgatttgatttcagctttattttaattaacattaactagGTTTCAGAATATAGCTAATGCGAACATTTTGCTCGCAACACATCCACACACCTGTTGTCTTTGCCGGGGTACATCTGTGTATATTCCACCCTGTACTTCTTGGCAAAAAGCATGAAGGCGTTCATTGGCCGCTTGCACTTTGTGGGTGTGGCTCCAGAGGTTCCTGAGGCGTGGCTGCGCTGTGATTTGCTGCTGGGGGAGTGGTGGGAGGAGCCGAGGGCCTCGAGTTTGTCGCAGTCGGGACTCACGGCGCCCCCGCTGGACTGAGATGCCCGACGCTGGCGTGCCATACTGCTCAGAACGTACACGGCGGAAGAGTCGAGGGGGGTGAAGTCGTAACTGCATGTGGGGtgagaaaacagctattttaggtattttaaaaacacattgaATGTAAGAATCTGAGTACATTTAAatgttgtcttctgggaaacatgtaactatattCTGTAGCCTTaagagggcagtactaaatgaaaaaatatatttaggtgaaataagacaaattttaaaagttttcagcccctggctcttaatgcatgtttttttcttctggagcatcagtgagtgtttgaaccttctgtaatagttgcatatgagtccctcagtgtgaaaagatggatctcaaaatcatacagtcattgttggaaagggttcaattacacaaaaaatgctgtaaaatcaaagaatttgtgggacctgaatgatttttctgaagaacagcaggcagtttaactgttcaggacaaacaagggacacatgaacaactatcaataaacaaaaaacacagatgtggatcattcaggtaacaacacagtattaagaatcaaggggatgtaaacttttgaaca is part of the Garra rufa chromosome 25, GarRuf1.0, whole genome shotgun sequence genome and encodes:
- the LOC141301294 gene encoding THO complex subunit 5 homolog; translated protein: MSSDAVKKRKPKVIRNEAGTPETKRGRGEGDQDVRVYNEEVELEGRDPQQDYMLYKDTCATLAKLMAEIQELKSGGTKVGSVEIEERRRQCSVHFITLKKLNRLAHMRLKKGRDQTHEAKQRVDVLHLQLQNLLYEVMHLQKEIGKCLEFKSQHEEIELVSEEEFFQEAPADISRPHVTRDDNHQLTLARLDWELEQRKRLAEQYKMSLTRKEKIQKAIEQKREYLSSLQPGLQNIMQVKL